In a single window of the Photobacterium profundum SS9 genome:
- a CDS encoding C25 family cysteine peptidase, with product MLEKQGHSAVFEAKLTELTLAKVKMADGNIYNRIMLPDGAAPSEPGKPNLTGYRQLVRIPDGAELELVVESVEWSKTYTDMVVDPVQLPFPDVVEEDGNRPDQHMPFVKDDAAYNALTESEVPLISVVETVRVRGKSYAVISYRPIDFNSIEGTVRFAQKVRFKVNYILSDASEPKREDKLEFDAKKKAVIDLRDEQVEPKQKMDNVPSQGNKADLTPAQKADYLIITADRFQQTVEPLAAWKRKKGYQVHVATITEVGNTQAQIKAYIKDAYSNGTMTSYVLLVGDHEDIPGYEIVGHPYHGKNHRWHTDYEYTLVDGDDKYSDVVIGRLPGDTESQITTMVNRSLNYEQNPTDSDRYKHVLLAGQYQDRDADRVADRMFMEDLHRAADFLGPDYDFFSGLGDRFNKGYSVHTALQWDADLTKELKYGGWNYGSARVNPPSSVPQVWKDQGNGDRVQIADAINQGVGFVMHRDHGYGNGSGWADPHYTATEVNALTNGNMAPFVFSLNCATGWFDGKDSFAESWMRNANGGAVGFTGAVRVSYSGYNDLMHAAILDSLWDDYDGAWSSAVYPVSWRPAMALNRAKDRLFGHYGAEDSHAILTARFFSWFGDPELELRTERPNELTVTYPSQLAKGSQAKFDVVVREGERRLAKARVALVSASGEAHVVTTDQNGVAQFDVPVEGNMSLTVTEHNAKAYQGQIQVEGDAPQARVVENITAQAYQWVALDGTKSVVPKGSQVTYLWQQVAGPKVRVDYADSRFAYAITPNYSSVLKFKLTITDQTGASDSAIQTITVKGVEDSNKAPIAVVKDAMSGTNQWAALDGTQSSDPDGKIVSYHWSQVSGPKTEIAYPDSKYAYTFTPNAENTLTFKLTVTDNEGKTSSSIAKVMVKS from the coding sequence ATGCTTGAGAAACAAGGCCACAGCGCCGTGTTTGAAGCGAAGTTAACCGAACTAACTTTGGCAAAGGTCAAAATGGCCGATGGCAATATTTATAATCGCATCATGCTGCCAGATGGTGCAGCACCTAGCGAACCGGGAAAACCAAATTTAACCGGTTATCGTCAACTGGTTCGTATTCCTGATGGCGCAGAGCTGGAGTTAGTGGTTGAAAGTGTCGAGTGGTCAAAAACCTATACCGATATGGTGGTTGATCCCGTGCAGCTGCCATTTCCCGACGTAGTTGAAGAAGATGGCAACCGTCCCGATCAGCATATGCCATTTGTAAAAGATGATGCAGCCTATAACGCTTTAACAGAGAGTGAGGTGCCACTGATTTCTGTCGTTGAAACAGTGCGCGTTCGTGGTAAAAGTTACGCCGTGATTTCATATCGTCCTATAGATTTTAATTCAATAGAAGGAACGGTACGTTTCGCACAGAAAGTACGTTTTAAAGTTAATTATATTTTGTCTGATGCATCAGAGCCAAAGCGTGAAGATAAACTTGAATTTGATGCGAAAAAAAAAGCGGTAATTGACTTACGTGATGAACAAGTTGAACCAAAGCAAAAAATGGACAACGTACCATCGCAAGGAAATAAGGCTGATCTGACACCTGCTCAAAAAGCTGATTACTTGATCATTACTGCAGACCGATTTCAACAAACGGTAGAACCACTTGCGGCGTGGAAGCGTAAGAAGGGTTATCAAGTGCACGTCGCGACAATAACAGAGGTCGGTAACACTCAAGCACAAATAAAGGCTTATATTAAAGATGCCTATAGCAACGGTACTATGACCTCATATGTACTTTTGGTAGGTGATCATGAAGATATCCCAGGTTATGAAATTGTCGGTCACCCTTACCACGGTAAAAATCACCGCTGGCATACCGATTACGAATACACACTTGTTGACGGTGATGATAAATACTCCGATGTAGTGATAGGACGTTTGCCGGGGGATACTGAATCTCAAATTACCACTATGGTTAACCGCAGCTTAAATTACGAACAAAATCCGACGGATTCAGATCGTTACAAACATGTCCTTCTTGCCGGACAGTATCAAGATCGCGACGCCGATCGGGTTGCCGATCGTATGTTTATGGAAGATTTGCATCGCGCTGCCGATTTCTTAGGTCCTGACTACGACTTTTTCTCTGGTCTAGGTGACAGGTTCAATAAAGGTTATAGCGTCCATACTGCGTTGCAATGGGATGCAGACTTAACCAAAGAGCTTAAATATGGCGGCTGGAACTACGGCAGTGCCCGTGTGAATCCTCCAAGTTCAGTACCACAAGTGTGGAAAGATCAAGGTAATGGCGATCGAGTTCAGATTGCAGATGCGATTAATCAGGGCGTGGGCTTTGTCATGCACCGTGACCATGGTTATGGCAATGGTTCAGGTTGGGCAGATCCGCATTACACCGCAACAGAAGTGAATGCGTTAACCAATGGCAATATGGCCCCGTTTGTATTTAGCTTGAACTGCGCTACAGGTTGGTTTGACGGAAAGGATTCATTTGCTGAATCTTGGATGCGCAATGCCAATGGTGGTGCCGTTGGGTTTACAGGCGCAGTGAGAGTAAGCTACTCCGGTTATAACGATCTGATGCATGCCGCTATTTTAGACAGCCTTTGGGATGACTATGACGGCGCGTGGTCTAGCGCTGTTTATCCTGTATCTTGGCGTCCTGCAATGGCATTGAACCGTGCCAAAGATCGTTTGTTTGGCCATTATGGTGCTGAAGATAGCCACGCGATTTTAACTGCGCGCTTCTTTAGCTGGTTTGGTGATCCGGAACTTGAACTAAGAACTGAAAGACCAAACGAATTAACCGTGACTTATCCATCACAGTTAGCCAAAGGCTCACAAGCCAAATTTGATGTTGTTGTTCGTGAAGGGGAGCGACGCTTAGCGAAAGCTCGGGTTGCGTTGGTTTCTGCATCTGGTGAAGCTCATGTTGTAACAACCGATCAAAATGGTGTGGCGCAATTTGATGTACCTGTTGAAGGAAATATGAGCCTAACGGTTACCGAGCACAATGCCAAAGCGTATCAAGGTCAAATACAAGTTGAGGGCGATGCGCCACAGGCACGAGTAGTCGAAAATATCACCGCGCAAGCTTATCAATGGGTAGCGTTGGATGGCACTAAGTCTGTTGTGCCGAAAGGAAGCCAAGTAACTTATTTGTGGCAACAAGTTGCGGGGCCAAAAGTCCGTGTCGATTATGCTGATAGTCGTTTTGCTTATGCGATCACGCCTAATTACAGTTCTGTGCTGAAATTTAAGCTGACCATTACCGACCAAACTGGGGCTTCTGACTCAGCAATCCAGACGATAACAGTAAAAGGTGTAGAAGATAGCAACAAAGCGCCTATTGCCGTTGTTAAAGATGCGATGAGTGGAACCAATCAATGGGCCGCGTTAGATGGCACACAATCATCAGATCCTGACGGTAAAATAGTCAGCTACCATTGGAGTCAGGTTAGTGGACCAAAAACTGAGATTGCCTATCCAGATAGCAAATATGCATACACCTTTACACCAAATGCTGAAAACACACTGACGTTTAAGCTAACGGTAACCGATAACGAGGGTAAAACTTCTTCATCGATTGCTAAAGTTATGGTGAAAAGTTAG
- a CDS encoding twin-arginine translocation signal domain-containing protein: MNSISRRTLLKGVGLTGLAGGTGAWRGLFWKMALMTS, translated from the coding sequence ATGAACAGTATTTCGAGAAGAACGCTATTAAAAGGTGTCGGGCTAACAGGATTGGCTGGTGGAACCGGAGCCTGGCGTGGACTATTCTGGAAAATGGCGCTGATGACTTCATGA
- a CDS encoding lipase secretion chaperone, producing MKKTALKISIIFATCIIGICIFAAVILNLHLFNTDKAALLSTTSASMQTPPAIKTASQNDTNIDVDSNRDTFEYFLSGLGEKDIDTLKKNFTAFNEQQNRTVKIDEALFQQYIDYKAALFALERTTSNGAASVNSQLSAMHQQLLEIQQQFFTPEQQQALFGEENQLRELALKQQELKHQAQSPADYQQLWQDEVNQLPPNLQESYRNASLLNRLELTKDMDTQSQFLIREELVGSEAAMRLTNLDRKRESFKQQIDEYLVEREKILQNENSNQYDKLLAVQTLRELTFESSQYRRIQALENIHDQQVTQ from the coding sequence ATGAAAAAGACCGCGCTTAAAATATCTATCATTTTTGCTACCTGTATTATTGGTATCTGTATTTTTGCCGCGGTCATACTCAACTTGCACCTATTTAATACAGATAAAGCAGCCCTTTTATCAACGACGTCAGCATCTATGCAAACACCTCCAGCAATCAAAACCGCATCGCAAAACGATACCAATATTGATGTCGATTCTAACCGAGATACCTTCGAGTATTTTCTCTCTGGTTTAGGCGAAAAAGACATTGATACTCTGAAGAAAAATTTCACCGCATTTAATGAACAGCAAAACCGCACAGTTAAAATCGATGAGGCACTGTTTCAACAATATATCGACTATAAAGCGGCATTATTTGCCTTAGAACGTACGACGAGTAACGGTGCAGCCTCGGTAAACTCGCAGCTTTCGGCAATGCATCAGCAGTTATTAGAGATACAACAACAATTTTTCACTCCCGAGCAGCAACAAGCTTTATTTGGGGAAGAAAACCAACTACGCGAACTTGCTTTAAAGCAACAAGAACTCAAACACCAAGCGCAATCACCCGCAGACTACCAACAACTTTGGCAAGATGAAGTAAACCAGTTACCCCCCAACTTACAAGAAAGCTATCGCAATGCTAGCCTACTCAACCGCTTAGAATTAACCAAAGATATGGATACGCAAAGCCAGTTCCTAATACGAGAAGAGCTCGTGGGCAGCGAAGCAGCTATGCGACTCACAAATTTAGATCGGAAGCGAGAAAGCTTCAAACAACAAATTGATGAGTACTTAGTAGAACGAGAAAAGATTTTGCAAAACGAAAACAGTAACCAATATGACAAACTATTGGCCGTACAAACACTACGAGAACTCACGTTTGAATCCAGCCAATACCGCCGGATTCAAGCACTAGAAAATATTCATGATCAACAAGTAACCCAATAG
- the alr gene encoding alanine racemase, which translates to MNFKMTLLSLAITFPSFSIYSAPLVIDQNLPSEQSIQQSNSWLEVSLGQFKSNIEQFKSHIKADTKICAVMKADAYGNGIFGLMPTILEQQIPCVAIASNAEARAVRESGFKGQLLRVRSASLGEIKQSLDLNIEELIGSHQQAKFIAELGVERNQKINVHLALNDGGMGRNGIDMSTEQGKAEALDIATQANLNIVGIMTHFPNYNADKVRVKLKDFQTNSSWLIKQADLKRDELTLHVANSYVSINVPEAQLDMVRPGGVLYGDLPTNPEYPSIVSFKTRIASIHQLPASQTVGYDSTYITKRDSVLANLPVGYSDGYPRRMGNQADVIINGQRAKVVGVTSMNTSIVDITDIKGVKQGQEVTLFGKQKNVQISVAEMEDYSKLIFPELYTMWGQANPRYYLK; encoded by the coding sequence ATGAATTTTAAAATGACGCTATTATCATTGGCGATTACTTTTCCATCATTTTCTATTTACAGTGCGCCACTAGTCATTGATCAAAACCTACCAAGTGAGCAATCAATTCAACAATCAAATTCTTGGCTAGAAGTAAGCTTGGGTCAGTTTAAATCCAATATAGAACAGTTCAAATCACACATTAAAGCTGATACTAAAATTTGTGCTGTGATGAAGGCCGATGCTTATGGGAATGGCATATTTGGCTTAATGCCAACCATTCTTGAACAACAGATTCCTTGCGTGGCGATTGCGAGTAATGCAGAAGCTCGAGCAGTACGAGAAAGCGGCTTTAAAGGGCAGTTGCTCCGTGTTCGCTCTGCAAGTTTAGGAGAGATCAAACAGAGTTTAGATCTCAACATCGAAGAGTTGATTGGTAGCCACCAACAAGCAAAATTCATTGCTGAGTTAGGAGTAGAGCGCAATCAAAAAATCAACGTCCATTTGGCATTGAATGACGGTGGAATGGGTCGAAATGGTATTGACATGTCCACTGAGCAAGGAAAAGCAGAAGCTCTTGATATTGCAACGCAAGCTAACTTAAACATTGTCGGCATAATGACGCACTTCCCAAACTACAATGCTGATAAAGTACGAGTAAAATTAAAGGACTTTCAAACAAATTCATCTTGGCTCATCAAACAAGCTGATTTAAAACGTGACGAGTTAACTCTTCACGTGGCTAATTCTTATGTTTCGATAAATGTACCTGAAGCGCAACTAGATATGGTGCGCCCTGGCGGTGTATTGTATGGCGATCTACCTACTAATCCAGAATACCCATCGATTGTTTCTTTCAAAACTCGAATTGCTTCTATACACCAACTCCCTGCCAGCCAGACCGTGGGCTATGACAGTACGTATATAACCAAGCGAGATAGCGTACTTGCAAACCTTCCCGTTGGCTATTCAGATGGTTACCCTCGTAGAATGGGAAATCAGGCCGACGTCATTATCAATGGACAACGTGCGAAAGTCGTCGGTGTCACATCAATGAATACCTCCATTGTTGATATCACAGACATAAAAGGAGTGAAACAAGGTCAAGAAGTTACACTATTTGGCAAACAAAAAAACGTACAGATTAGTGTGGCTGAAATGGAAGATTACTCAAAATTGATTTTCCCTGAGTTATATACCATGTGGGGGCAAGCAAACCCTCGTTATTACTTAAAATAG
- a CDS encoding copper chaperone PCu(A)C: MKKSTFITLLFSSALFLSSFANAHDYKAGDLQIDHPWSKAVPPNSSVAAAFFNVTNHGSENDVLISAKSPIAGKVELHAHIHEDGMMKMREVKNIEIPANDGTALKPGANHIMLFNLTKVPKLGERFPLTLHFKNAGEITIEVAVEKATYQMEMKPEKTKEQHH, encoded by the coding sequence ATGAAAAAAAGTACATTCATCACCCTGCTATTCAGTAGCGCACTATTTCTATCAAGCTTTGCAAATGCGCACGATTACAAAGCGGGAGACTTGCAAATTGACCACCCTTGGTCAAAAGCAGTACCACCCAATTCATCGGTTGCTGCAGCTTTTTTCAATGTAACGAATCATGGCAGCGAAAATGATGTATTGATCAGTGCTAAATCCCCAATTGCTGGCAAAGTAGAATTACATGCTCATATTCATGAAGACGGCATGATGAAGATGCGTGAAGTTAAAAATATTGAAATCCCAGCAAATGATGGTACGGCACTAAAACCGGGTGCCAACCACATCATGTTATTTAACCTTACTAAGGTGCCAAAATTAGGCGAGCGCTTTCCGCTGACACTGCACTTTAAAAACGCGGGGGAAATTACTATTGAGGTTGCAGTTGAAAAAGCAACATATCAAATGGAAATGAAACCTGAAAAGACAAAAGAGCAGCACCATTAA
- a CDS encoding Lrp/AsnC family transcriptional regulator, giving the protein MAHSPTPSVDNFDRKILDIVQVSNRTTSDQIAEQVGLSPAAVQRRLKRMRAQGIIQADVSVINPKAIGHAMTFVVQVTLERERVDLMHNFKKEMNANRSVQQCYYVTGSSDFILIVTAVDMEGYDNFTREAFFDNANIKSFQTNVVMDPVKVGLTIPIDDQQD; this is encoded by the coding sequence ATGGCTCATTCACCGACCCCTTCCGTAGACAATTTCGATCGTAAGATTTTGGATATTGTTCAAGTATCGAACCGCACAACGTCAGATCAGATTGCAGAACAGGTAGGGTTATCGCCAGCTGCAGTTCAACGTCGTTTAAAACGTATGCGTGCACAGGGCATCATTCAAGCTGACGTATCAGTCATCAACCCCAAAGCGATTGGGCATGCGATGACTTTTGTGGTTCAAGTAACGTTAGAACGCGAACGTGTAGATTTGATGCACAACTTTAAAAAAGAGATGAATGCCAACCGATCCGTTCAACAATGCTATTACGTAACAGGCAGTTCAGATTTCATTTTGATTGTGACGGCAGTCGATATGGAGGGATACGATAATTTCACCCGTGAAGCTTTCTTTGATAATGCCAACATCAAAAGCTTTCAAACCAATGTGGTGATGGATCCAGTCAAAGTGGGTCTGACCATCCCAATTGATGACCAGCAAGATTGA
- a CDS encoding methyl-accepting chemotaxis protein, whose translation MFLKHLTIGKKIAGAFSIIAMMILLFSFFLHNELTNINSNLLNYTDDSLPASEQVDSIHDQIANLRRSQFLVFIMEGSKETIAQKINQNKEIRKNIEAELRAYGQTVWPGEEEESYKRLMSGWQRYINNIDNFNSAMLLNNKRAARSILLTDSYPSFKIIETEVSALTDILKQAMNSNRVQILDSISRLSQMSIYSNLGIFVFMIGITLLLSKLICGPLSLIVRQANAIAKGDLSTQLDREAIGNDELGSLADASSQMQNNLRQLIDEIISAVTQLSSAVEEMTHISDTSTKGMHDQQHQIAQIAAAMTEMKASVADVAYNTEHSASQASEANQQAKDGAKDNKAMVDSIKEIAGVIDDAGNTVSALEEQSHQINIIVDVIRGIADQTNLLALNAAIEAARAGESGRGFAVVADEVRTLAGRTQDSTGEITAVIEKLQVLAKHAKVATVKSCECIETYSEQGHRSLQLMNSIEHSVSNISDMGTQIASACSQQGSVAEDLSRHIETIHVASQEVAEGSKQTALACNELSQLSSSLHEAMNRFKLN comes from the coding sequence ATGTTCCTAAAACACTTAACAATTGGTAAAAAAATTGCGGGTGCATTCTCAATCATTGCGATGATGATTCTTCTTTTTTCCTTTTTCTTACATAACGAGCTAACAAATATCAACAGTAATCTCCTAAATTATACTGATGATAGCCTGCCCGCATCTGAACAAGTTGACAGTATACATGATCAAATTGCGAACTTACGACGTAGTCAATTTTTGGTATTCATCATGGAAGGATCCAAAGAAACCATTGCCCAAAAGATCAATCAAAATAAAGAAATTCGTAAAAACATTGAAGCAGAACTCCGTGCTTATGGGCAAACCGTTTGGCCCGGAGAAGAGGAAGAGTCGTACAAACGTCTTATGAGTGGTTGGCAACGTTACATTAATAATATAGATAACTTCAACAGTGCTATGTTACTCAATAATAAAAGAGCGGCTCGCTCAATTCTTCTGACCGACTCTTATCCTTCATTCAAGATCATCGAAACTGAAGTTAGTGCCTTAACTGACATCCTAAAACAAGCAATGAATAGCAACCGCGTACAAATTCTTGATTCGATTAGTCGCTTGTCTCAGATGTCAATTTACAGCAACCTAGGCATTTTTGTTTTCATGATTGGTATTACCTTATTACTTTCTAAATTAATTTGTGGGCCACTATCTCTAATTGTAAGACAAGCTAATGCGATTGCAAAAGGCGACTTATCAACCCAGTTAGATCGTGAGGCAATTGGAAATGATGAACTTGGGTCGTTAGCAGACGCCTCATCACAAATGCAAAATAACTTGCGTCAATTGATCGATGAAATTATTTCGGCAGTAACGCAATTAAGCAGTGCAGTAGAAGAAATGACTCACATTTCAGATACATCCACAAAAGGAATGCACGACCAACAGCATCAAATTGCTCAAATCGCAGCGGCTATGACAGAAATGAAAGCGTCAGTTGCCGATGTTGCCTACAACACCGAGCACTCCGCAAGCCAGGCTAGTGAAGCTAATCAACAAGCGAAAGATGGAGCGAAAGACAACAAAGCGATGGTAGATTCTATTAAAGAAATCGCCGGAGTTATTGATGATGCAGGCAATACGGTATCAGCGTTAGAAGAGCAATCTCACCAAATTAACATTATCGTTGATGTGATCCGTGGCATTGCCGATCAAACCAACCTTCTTGCATTAAACGCAGCCATTGAAGCAGCACGAGCTGGTGAATCTGGCCGAGGTTTTGCTGTCGTGGCTGATGAAGTTCGTACTCTTGCAGGGCGCACTCAGGACTCTACTGGAGAAATAACAGCGGTTATTGAAAAACTACAAGTACTTGCCAAACACGCTAAAGTAGCAACAGTGAAATCCTGTGAATGTATTGAAACCTATTCAGAACAAGGCCATCGTTCTCTTCAGTTAATGAATTCGATTGAGCATTCCGTATCCAACATCTCTGATATGGGCACACAGATCGCAAGTGCTTGTAGTCAACAAGGTTCTGTGGCGGAAGATTTAAGTCGCCATATAGAAACAATCCATGTTGCCTCTCAAGAAGTCGCCGAAGGGTCAAAACAAACGGCGTTAGCTTGCAATGAACTTAGTCAATTATCTTCCTCATTACATGAAGCAATGAATCGTTTCAAACTCAATTAA
- a CDS encoding lipase family alpha/beta hydrolase, with protein sequence MKQLIVLLTLCFAAVTCQASTSANNATQKGYTETQYPIVLVHGLFGFNSLAGFDYFYGIPQELSKSGAKVYVAQISATNSSELRGEQLLLQVEEVLAVTGAEKVNLIGHSHGGPTARYVASVAPQYVASVTSIGGVNKGSTVADIMRGTIPEGSLPEGIAVKLAGGLTTLIGLLSGGSDLPQDPLASLEALTTAGSLAFNQKYPEGIPTSDCGDGDWVADNGVYYYSWTGTSNYTNILDPIDPAMFILGFAFDEPNDGLVGQCSSHLGKVIRDDYKMNHLDEINGLLGIHHLFETDPKTLYRQHANRLQLQGL encoded by the coding sequence ATGAAACAATTAATTGTTCTACTCACCCTTTGCTTCGCAGCAGTCACATGCCAAGCATCAACCAGTGCAAATAATGCAACCCAAAAAGGCTACACAGAAACCCAATATCCCATCGTCTTAGTGCACGGGTTATTTGGTTTTAATTCACTTGCAGGGTTTGATTACTTTTACGGTATCCCTCAAGAACTCAGTAAAAGTGGTGCTAAAGTTTATGTCGCCCAAATATCTGCCACAAATAGCTCAGAGCTACGTGGCGAACAACTGCTTTTACAAGTTGAAGAAGTGCTTGCTGTAACAGGCGCTGAAAAAGTAAATCTTATTGGGCATAGCCATGGCGGACCAACAGCACGTTATGTCGCATCCGTCGCCCCGCAATATGTCGCTTCAGTAACCAGTATTGGCGGTGTAAATAAAGGTTCAACTGTTGCCGATATCATGCGAGGAACCATTCCTGAAGGCTCATTACCAGAAGGGATTGCGGTTAAATTGGCTGGAGGGTTAACCACACTCATTGGCCTACTTTCTGGTGGTAGTGACTTACCTCAAGATCCACTGGCATCACTTGAAGCCTTAACCACCGCAGGTTCTCTAGCGTTTAATCAGAAATATCCTGAAGGGATCCCCACTTCAGACTGTGGCGACGGTGATTGGGTTGCCGATAACGGGGTGTATTATTACTCATGGACGGGCACTTCAAACTACACCAACATACTCGACCCTATTGATCCTGCGATGTTCATTTTAGGCTTCGCATTCGATGAACCGAATGATGGCCTAGTAGGTCAGTGTAGCTCGCACCTTGGGAAGGTTATTCGCGATGATTATAAAATGAATCACCTTGATGAAATTAACGGTTTACTAGGTATTCATCACTTATTTGAAACGGATCCTAAAACCCTTTATCGCCAGCACGCTAACCGCCTACAGCTGCAAGGATTGTAA
- a CDS encoding AEC family transporter, whose translation MLEKVIGILFPVFAIVLVGYAIAKLLKPDFKPINRINMDVFCPALIFSSLVMMKPDTTQLWLLVAAACAVLLPGLLMIPLTRMNKLSFKAWAPPQMFRNSGNLAIPLFGYTFGESAMGAAVLLFVVATTLHITLGMALLTNKESLSLKQLFKTPLLLATLAALAFNLLNIPVWQPLYEATHLLGQASIPVMLLSLGAQMVNLHKSGIRVGLMTTLFSLTTGAISFAVIYCFLPLPHQQLQMMVLFTMLPPAVMNFLFAERFNIEPENVASMVLFGNFFAIITLPLLLWIALAI comes from the coding sequence GTGTTAGAAAAAGTTATTGGCATACTCTTTCCGGTGTTTGCAATTGTACTTGTGGGTTATGCCATAGCGAAGTTACTCAAACCCGATTTCAAACCGATTAACCGGATTAATATGGATGTGTTTTGTCCTGCATTGATCTTTTCATCTTTAGTGATGATGAAACCTGATACCACCCAGTTATGGCTATTGGTCGCGGCTGCATGTGCAGTATTATTGCCGGGGTTATTAATGATCCCACTTACCCGCATGAATAAATTATCTTTCAAAGCGTGGGCTCCACCACAAATGTTTCGAAACAGCGGAAACCTTGCCATTCCATTGTTTGGCTATACCTTTGGTGAATCGGCAATGGGGGCAGCGGTATTACTTTTTGTAGTTGCAACCACCCTACACATCACTCTAGGCATGGCGTTACTGACAAATAAAGAATCTCTCTCGCTCAAACAACTTTTTAAAACACCACTCTTGCTGGCGACGCTGGCAGCATTAGCTTTTAATTTATTGAATATTCCGGTATGGCAGCCCTTATATGAAGCCACGCATTTACTCGGTCAAGCATCTATACCAGTCATGCTGCTGTCATTGGGCGCACAAATGGTCAACCTACATAAGTCAGGTATACGGGTAGGCTTAATGACCACTCTATTTAGCTTAACCACTGGTGCCATTAGTTTTGCTGTTATTTATTGCTTTTTACCCTTACCACATCAACAACTGCAAATGATGGTGTTATTCACCATGCTACCACCTGCGGTAATGAACTTTTTATTTGCTGAACGCTTTAATATCGAACCTGAAAATGTTGCATCAATGGTGTTATTTGGCAATTTTTTCGCCATCATCACATTGCCTTTATTACTGTGGATTGCACTGGCAATCTAG
- a CDS encoding RNA recognition motif domain-containing protein encodes MKLLIRNLDRITTEAELQAMFETHGKVQSCSLVMDKETGASKGFAFVEMPKIGEAKAAMQALNGLKVAGNKIRVKKTDVVPSASNSTEDNASDDTNE; translated from the coding sequence ATGAAACTATTAATTCGCAACCTTGATCGCATCACAACTGAAGCTGAACTTCAGGCAATGTTTGAGACTCACGGTAAAGTGCAATCTTGCTCATTGGTCATGGATAAAGAGACTGGCGCTTCAAAAGGTTTTGCATTTGTTGAAATGCCTAAAATTGGCGAAGCAAAAGCTGCAATGCAAGCTCTTAACGGTCTAAAAGTTGCTGGCAATAAAATTCGCGTTAAGAAAACTGACGTGGTTCCAAGTGCAAGCAACAGCACTGAAGACAACGCAAGCGACGATACTAACGAATAA